From Candidatus Atribacteria bacterium ADurb.Bin276:
CGATACCGAATAGGAAAGTTTCGTGTTATTTATACAATTCGGGAAAATTATCTTCTTATATTGGTATTGAAGGTTGGGAAAAGGGATGAGGTATACGATGAATGAAAATAAAGAATTAGATTGCCACGTCGCACCAGACGCTCCTCGCAATGACTGATTGAGAATAGGCTTGATAAATCAAGCCTATAGCATTCTTTTCAGCATAGGATGCTCGTTTTCTACCATCTAATGGGTTACTCAAAACTTTTTCCACAACCTATTGACACCAGGGGGGGAGGGTATATAATTGCAATGTTATGATTTTTTATGGGGGTGGAACTGAGGGCAAAAAAGACGGACATCATCTGATGTCCTAATGGGAGTCCCTCCAAAACACTCGCAGAGGGAAGGGCCCCTTCCCCGAGGGTGAGTGCACCCATTTGGTTTTTTCTGGACAATAAAGTCTGGGTGGGAGCACCTGATGAGAAAAATTCATCAGTCATTTTTTTATCTTGAGAATTGAATAGAGAAATAGTCATGGTTTGGCATACAAACTGTGACTATTTCTTTTTGTCTCCGTCGGAATGATGATTTCCGGGGGGACAATTTTATTCTCGTGAATATGAGAAAGGGGGGATACCCGATGAAAAAGATCTTTGAAGCCGGTACTCACCTTGTGTTGGATGGTTTTACCAGCAACACGTCGTTACTCCAGGATTTGGATCGCGTCCGGGCATTTTTGGATGAGTATCCAGATCGGATGCATATGACGAAGATTATGCCGCCTTATGTATTCCGCTATCAGGGAGATACTTCCCAAGAAAGTGGCCTTTCTGGTATTGTCATAATCGCTGAAAGTCATATTAGTATCCACACTTTCCCTGCAAAGGGCTATCTGAGCGTTGATGTATTTTCCTGCAAGCCTTTTGACATTGAAGAGGCAACTCAATATTTGGTTGAATATTTCCATCTCTCTGACTATCAACGGCAGGTTTTAGATCGAGGAATTGAATATCCAAAGGAATTGGGTGAAAGTATTGCTCTAGTGTATGAGGATCGTTTGGAGAATTTAGAGAGAATGGCCAGTACTTGACTGGCGATAAAAACCTAAAGACCGGGGGTCATAGTAATCGATCCTCGGTCTTTTATTTTTCGTACTTTTTTTCGATGATTGATTGACAGCTGACGCAGTAGGGAGTATAGGGCAAGGCTTTTAAACGGCCTTCAGGAATTTCCTGATGGCACCTCTCGCAAATTCCATAACTTCCGTCTTCAATTTTTTTTAAAGATGATTCAATCAGTTTGGAAATTTGTAAAAGGGCATCACGCGAGAGAAGCCCCATCTCTCGGTCTACAGTTGCTTGGCTGAAATCACCTTCATCGCGAGATTCGGTTAAAGGATTGAATTCACGAAGATAGTTCTGCTCTATGGTTAACAATTGGTTAATTCTTGATTGTAGGTTCAGCAATACCCTTTTATAATGCTGAATTTTAGTCGAATCCACCTTTTTCCCTCCTTTCGCATGAAGAAACCTGCGATGAAATGTTATATTCAATTCTACCATTTTATCGAGGAAAGTACAGTGAAGGGATAAAGACCGAGGGGGCGAGGGGGCGAGGGGGAGATTTCTGCCAACAGGCAGAAGACCGCGCAGACAGGAAAATTCCAACCATCTTATCCGTCATTGCGAGGAATGTTCTATGCGACGTGGCAATCTCATTTAGCCAATCCTTCATTCTGATGAATTTAGGTGTTTTTGACCTCAATTCCGTGAGATTCCCATCTTTTTATCTGGGCTTAATTTATTATATTCGCCAATAGGTTGAAATAAGAGGAATTACAAAAGATCAACCTCAAGAGATTGCCACGACCTCAAAAAACGAGGTCTCGCAATGACGAATAAACAATTTCCCTCCAACGGAGTGATGCCACACCCTAACAGGGTGGTTACAGTTTTACAAAATAGAAGAAACAATAAAGATTAACAGTTATTTAAATTGAAAACCCTTTATTGTACAATATGAAATAAAAAGACCTGGTAAGATTCTTATGAAAAGAAGTATTTGTTTACTCTGTTTGAGTGCTCTGGGGATAGCTCTGACTTTCATAGCTTCACTGATCCGGATTCCCATACCTTCGATTCGATGGTATTTTCATCTAGGTGATACGGTTATTTTTGTTGTTTCACTCCTTTTCGGTCCGATTGCTGGAGCTGTTTCTGGAGCAATTGGTTCATCTCTAGCTGATTTGCATGCCGGGCTCACGGTGTGGATTCCGTTTTCATTAGTGATCAAAGGATTAGAAGGTTTTATTGTTGGTTGGATTAGCCAAGGGCGGGAGGGGAAAATGGATCTCATTGCTCTTTTCGTGGGATCTTTGTTGATGATTGGTGGATATGCGATTGCTACAATGGTCCTTTTTGGATGGCCAGTACTTATCTATGAAGTGCCGGTTGATGTTGCCCAATGTGTTGTTGCAATTATTCTCTCTCTTTTTATAGTGAGGAACATTCGAAAGAGATTCCCAATAATATCGAAACTAAAAGGATGTATTGAATGGAAAAATCAAATATAATCGGTTTGCTTCCAAATGACTTATTAACCTTTCTTGAAATGATGGGTGAACCCAGTTACCGATCAAAACAAATCACTCATTGGCTGTATCAACAAAATGCAACCACCTGGGATGAAATGAAAAATCTGCCTCTTGGTTTTCGCCAGGTATTATCCCAAAGATTTGATATTGGTCAGATAAAGATTGAAACGAAAATGGTTTCATCCGATCAAAGCATGAAGTATTTATTGCAACTCGCTGATGGAAATGGAATTGAAATTGTGGTTATCCCTCATCGCAAACGTATAACCATCTGTCTTTCTACCCAAGTGGGATGTCCGGTTGGCTGTTCCTTTTGTGCTACCGGACAAAGTGGCTTTAGCCGAAACCTGACCTATCAAGAAATTGTTGAGAGTGCTTGGAAAACCCAGATTGAAAGTAATAGTGTAATTAAAAACATTGTGTTTATGGGAATGGGAGAGCCTTTGTTGAATTACGAACAACTATCGAAAGCGATTCAGGTATTTAATCATTCCGATGGTTTTAATATTGGTTCTCGAAATATGACTGTGTCTACTATTGGGATACCGGATAAAATTATCAAATTAGCCCAGGAGTGGCCTCAAGTTAATTTGGCGGTATCTCTTCATGCTCCTAAAAACGAACTAAGGAAACAGCTGATACCTATTAATGACGTCTATCCTATTTCTCAATTAATGAAAACCATCGAGCAATATATTGCCTTGACACATCGTCGAGTAACTATTGAATATTCTTTATGGACCGATATCAATGATCAACGGGAGTATGCCTTTCAATTGGCTTCTCTTTTACGGGGATTGCTAGTACATGTCAATCTTATTCCAGGTAATCCTATAGCTGAATGCCATTTCGTTCCTTCTTCTCCGGCAAGGGTCATGACTTTTGCCCGAATCTTGGAAGATAATAAAATAAATGTCACCATTCGAGAACCCCGTGGTCAGGACATTGGGGCAGCATGTGGTGAACTTTATGGTTTGCATCATAAAAGAGGTGTGGTTGAATGATAATCGTTTTACGGCGTGGAACCTCACAACAAGAAGTCGATGAAATTGTTGAACGGTTGAAGAAGTTAGGTTTTGGAGCACATATATCCAAAGGAACCGAAAGAACCATTATTGGTGCAATTGGTGATGAACGTCAGGTCAATTTAGAAGAAAAAATTAGTGTTCTTCCCTTTGTTGAAAAGGTAATTCCAATTCTTGCTCCATATAAATTGACTAGTCGTGAATTTCGATCAGAGGATACGGTAATAGAAATAGGAAAGGTTCCTATCGGTCCTGGTAAGTTTGTAGTTATGGCAGGACCTTGTGCGGTTGAATCGGAAAAACAGCTTATGGAAACGGCCTATCGAGTAAAGGAAGCCGGAGCAACGATTTTACGAGCCGGAGCCTTTAAGCCGCGGACATCTCCTTATAGTTTTCAGGGATTGGGAGAAAAAGGTTTAAAAATTTTAGTTAAAGCCCGGGAAGAAACTGGTATGCCCATAGTAACTGAAGCTTTGGGCATAGAGGAACTTCCCTTAGTTAATGAATATGCCGACATGATTCAAATTGGAGCAAGAAATATGCAAAACTTTCGATTGTTGGAGGCGGCCGGAAGGTTGCGGAAACCAATCCTTCTAAAGCGAGGGATGATGAGTACGGTGGATGAACTCCTTATGTCAGCTGAATATATTCTCTCTCAGGGAAATTATAACGTGGTTTTATGCGAAAGAGGGATTAGGACCTTCGAATCGGCTACCAGGAATACTCTGGATTTAAGCTGCGTTCCCTTGGTCAAGAAACAAAGTCATCTTCCTATTGTGGTTGATCCCAGCCATGGTACTGGTCGTTCCGAGTTGGTTCCGGCAATGAGTTATGCCGCTCTTGCTGCCGGAGCTGATGGATTACTTATCGAGGTTCATCCAAATCCTATCGAGGCGCTTTCCGATGGTCCTCAATCACAGGATCCTATTCAATTTTCAACTATGATGGCAGAGCTTAAGAAAATTGCTGGATTAAAGGGAAGGACCATATAATATGACCTATTCAATTGCGATCATTGGTTTAGGCCTAATAGGTTCTTCATTAGCATGTGACCTTTCGCAATGGTCAAAAAAAATATTTATCACAGGTTATGATATCGATGAAGAAACTAAACAATGGTGTTTGCAAAAAGGTATGGTTGATCGCATAGCTAAATCACCCCAACTGGCTGCAAAAGGATCAGATTTGATTTTTATTGCTACGCCAGTTCGGGTCATTCCAAAAATTTATTCAGATATCCATTCTCATTTGTTACCTCAAGCGATGGTTTTCGACCTGGGGAGCACTCGGCAATGGGTTTTTGATCACTTAATTCCAGCTCCAAATAAAAATCTATATTGCGGTTTTCACCCTATGGGTGGTGGGGTTGAAGGTGGAGCACGTTTTGCCCAACAAAAGCTATTCAAGGGGAGGCCGCTTCTGGTTACTCCCTATCGGTCTTTCAAGGATGGAGAAAAAAATATTATTGAGGAGATTACAAATTGCCTGGAGAGCCGGGTTTT
This genomic window contains:
- a CDS encoding prephenate dehydrogenase produces the protein MTYSIAIIGLGLIGSSLACDLSQWSKKIFITGYDIDEETKQWCLQKGMVDRIAKSPQLAAKGSDLIFIATPVRVIPKIYSDIHSHLLPQAMVFDLGSTRQWVFDHLIPAPNKNLYCGFHPMGGGVEGGARFAQQKLFKGRPLLVTPYRSFKDGEKNIIEEITNCLESRVFF
- the hmpT_2 gene encoding Thiamine precursor transporter HmpT; this translates as MKRSICLLCLSALGIALTFIASLIRIPIPSIRWYFHLGDTVIFVVSLLFGPIAGAVSGAIGSSLADLHAGLTVWIPFSLVIKGLEGFIVGWISQGREGKMDLIALFVGSLLMIGGYAIATMVLFGWPVLIYEVPVDVAQCVVAIILSLFIVRNIRKRFPIISKLKGCIEWKNQI
- the aroF_2 gene encoding Phospho-2-dehydro-3-deoxyheptonate aldolase, which translates into the protein MIIVLRRGTSQQEVDEIVERLKKLGFGAHISKGTERTIIGAIGDERQVNLEEKISVLPFVEKVIPILAPYKLTSREFRSEDTVIEIGKVPIGPGKFVVMAGPCAVESEKQLMETAYRVKEAGATILRAGAFKPRTSPYSFQGLGEKGLKILVKAREETGMPIVTEALGIEELPLVNEYADMIQIGARNMQNFRLLEAAGRLRKPILLKRGMMSTVDELLMSAEYILSQGNYNVVLCERGIRTFESATRNTLDLSCVPLVKKQSHLPIVVDPSHGTGRSELVPAMSYAALAAGADGLLIEVHPNPIEALSDGPQSQDPIQFSTMMAELKKIAGLKGRTI
- the speH_1 gene encoding S-adenosylmethionine decarboxylase proenzyme precursor produces the protein MKKIFEAGTHLVLDGFTSNTSLLQDLDRVRAFLDEYPDRMHMTKIMPPYVFRYQGDTSQESGLSGIVIIAESHISIHTFPAKGYLSVDVFSCKPFDIEEATQYLVEYFHLSDYQRQVLDRGIEYPKELGESIALVYEDRLENLERMAST
- the rlmN gene encoding putative dual-specificity RNA methyltransferase RlmN translates to MEKSNIIGLLPNDLLTFLEMMGEPSYRSKQITHWLYQQNATTWDEMKNLPLGFRQVLSQRFDIGQIKIETKMVSSDQSMKYLLQLADGNGIEIVVIPHRKRITICLSTQVGCPVGCSFCATGQSGFSRNLTYQEIVESAWKTQIESNSVIKNIVFMGMGEPLLNYEQLSKAIQVFNHSDGFNIGSRNMTVSTIGIPDKIIKLAQEWPQVNLAVSLHAPKNELRKQLIPINDVYPISQLMKTIEQYIALTHRRVTIEYSLWTDINDQREYAFQLASLLRGLLVHVNLIPGNPIAECHFVPSSPARVMTFARILEDNKINVTIREPRGQDIGAACGELYGLHHKRGVVE
- the dksA gene encoding RNA polymerase-binding transcription factor DksA; the protein is MDSTKIQHYKRVLLNLQSRINQLLTIEQNYLREFNPLTESRDEGDFSQATVDREMGLLSRDALLQISKLIESSLKKIEDGSYGICERCHQEIPEGRLKALPYTPYCVSCQSIIEKKYEK